A region of the Bacillus solimangrovi genome:
TCTTCTCAATCTCTGCGATCATTAACTTCGTTGCAATTTTACCTATACCCTTGCCTTGATAATTCTTATCTACCATGATTCGGTATATCCAGTATCCATCAGCTTCTTCTGGCACTGTATTGTACATTAAGAATCCAACTACTTTTTCTTCAAAATAAATTGCAAGTGGTTTTAGTGTAGGTTCAAACTTTGATTGAGCAATTGATACTGCATTTGTCTCTAAATATTTTTTTTGTTCTTCTAAAATCTCTAATTCACAACATTCATACCAGTTCTCAGCATTTAATTCTATTATCTTTACATTTTCAGTACTCATCATTTTTCCCCTTTCAATAGTAAGGGAAACGCTAACTTTTATTATCTTGGCGTTATCCCCTTGTCGTTATTTAAGCAATCAAATAGTATATTTTTCATAATGAACGCCTCCTCTAACAAACAATTATATAAAATTAAAAAATTCAGACATTTATAAGTATACCATATATATCCTTCAATCTCTTTAACTATTTAGCATTCATATAGTAAACGAGATTATCAATCCATTCATCCACTTCGTTTATAAAACCTTTTCTGATGCATTCAAATTGCATCCCTACACTTTCTGCCAGTTTGATAGATGCATGATTATCTAGGTCGATGTGAGCCTCAATCCGATGATAGTTTAATTTCTCAAAAGCAAGACTCAAACCAGCTTGAACCGCTTCCTTACCAAAAAAAAATAAAAAAATCCATATCAGTATAAGTCTGCTTTTCATCTGAGTGGTCTTGAAGGAGGATTTACTTCTGGCACGTATTAATAAGAAAATTCTACACCTAACCAGCACATGCTGCTCATTTTGTAATTGTAAAAGATTTGACACAATATATTGGGACAATATTTGTTACCTGTACATTAATATTAATTTAAAGTAATCAGGTAATTTTTTGAAATCATACAAAAAATCCAACTGAAATTAGGTGAATCTAAAATGAAACTATTTATAACAATAATTGAAATCATTATAGGTGTAATGATTCCTTCTTTTACTGGTTTGTTAACTGTTTCTTTGGGATATGACCTTCTCTTATCTATTACAAGGTTTATTGAAACTAAGAGAGGAGTCAATATAGATTTAGTAGGAAACAATTTTTCTCCTGGTGCTACAATTGTTATGTTATTTCATATTATATTAATGATAGTGTTATCTTCTATTTTCATAAAAAAAACTAGTTGTAAAGTTTTGGGTATTACAATACTTTTAATTACTCCTATTGTTTCTTTTTTTGTTTATTCACTAGTTATGTCAATTATGTGGTTTTAAAATTTAGACCAGATTGAAGTATCCTTCCTCATTCGATAATTGCTTTAAAAAATAAAAAAAGGACGCATATCTTTATTTAGATTTGCGCCAATCGGTTGAGTAACAACCTATAAACAAGACCTACCATTTTAATCAAGCTAAACTCTTATTTCCAAACGTTATTCCTTAATAAGCTTTGCGCCCGACGCATATACATAGTCTGTTGTACCATTATAAGCACCTGGCCACAGCACCACTGTCACTCCATCATTCGTTGAAAATGGTTTTTCAGATGTAACCGAGAAATACTGCCAATCAGTTGTAACATCAACTTTTACGCCTGTTGATTCAGAATTGTTTTTATTTTGAACTTTAATTTGGGCTTGATGTGGTTCATCAGCTTTCAACCAAATTCCAAACGTATATTTATTTCCATCTGAATTGATATTTACATATTGCTGTATCCCACTTTTATTAGTTGCTGGTGTTAATTTTTGTGCCGGACTACCATCTGGAGCAGTTACTGAGGTGAATCCTACGCTAACATCATTCTTGCTCCAACTAGAATCTGTAAAATCATTAAATGAATATTGATCTAATAAATTCTGTTCAGGAATTCTTAAGCCATTTTCATATATTTCAATTGCTCGATAGTCATCTGTTGAATAAGGATAGCTACCTTCCCCTACTTTCGTATCACCAATATTTTTGGTATAAAAACTAGTATAATGACCTTCTCCAGGCACTCCCCAAACTTGTATATTATCAGCGATTTCTTTTACTAGATTTGATGGATGAAAACGATACTCTCCTATTAGATGGTATACACCATATGCATACGGATCATCAAATCTCTCTCCAAAGGTATGTCGGAATTGTACATCACGGGATTCATGAATATTAATTGAACGGCCGAAGCTCTGACTTAATGATGTACTGTATTCCGCTGATACTTTTGCAATATCACCAAGCCCAGCTTCAACGCCTACTTTCATACCTATTGTACTACCAAATTCAGCTGAGGACGTTTTAGAAATACCAGATGATGCTGTATCAACAATTGTTTTTGTCCCACCACTATAATCAATATTAGAATCAAAGACACGTTCCCAATAAGCATCTGATGTAATCGAAGAATCATCGTCAGCAGGAAGGATATCAGGATTTAGTGCTAGGGTGCCGTACTTTCCTTTTTTGTTAGGCTGTTCATTCAGAATACCCATAACGTAACTGTGAAATTCTCCATCGTTATCTACATATCCTAAAAAGATTTCACTATAATTGTCAAAGTTAGGATTGAACTTCTTCACTAAATCAGGGTCAGGCATGATAGCATGGTTAAACATAAACTTATTTAAATCATAAACATCTATAGGGATATAACTCAATAAAGCACCTGACATTGTTTCAACGCCCCACTGTTCCCCTTTTGTATCCCGTGGAAGACCATCATAAGTAAACGGGTCATAACCATCAAAAATCTCAACTAAATCTGGTACAGGGGCCTTTGGATAAATTGATGATTTTGATTTTGAAATAATACCTGAGCTAGATTGTGTAAGTGGAGTCACGAACACATTTTGTGACTGATTAGTAACTGTTGCTGCCTCTGCTGCAAATACAGCACTAGGTAGAAACGAACTTGTTGCTAGAGTAGTTGCTATAGCTGCACTAGATAAAAATTTCCCAAATTTATTCATTATGATGCCTCCTGTTTACTAGATAAATATTTACATAAAATGCTAGTGTCCACATTATTAAAGCTTGAAAACACAACTTAAATTGTTCAATTTTATAAAATGAAACTTCCTTCATCCTCTACAGATCGTTAGTTGAACCCATTAGGCAATTGCTGATGCATATACTACAAGGATATGCTCAAATCCCTCTCCCACTTAAACTTTGTTGATTAATCTAAGTATTGGAGTAGCAGTCTTAGCTTCAGTTAACTCGTGATAAAAGACTGTGCTTGTCAGCTTGCATTAATTAGTTACTACATACATGTTAACCACCTCCTTTAAATTACGGAATATTCAGATAAATTATTTTAAAAAAATAAAACGAATTAATTAAACTAAACACTTTTTAGATAGTTAATACAAACTAACATTTTTATCATAAAAAATTTGTATTCAATCAGGTTTTTTCAATACTTATTAAAAAAAGATTTTATTAATTTTACTTAGTGAATAAAGAATAATAGCTTCGTATTCATTTATGTAACCAATACTATTAATCAATTAAATTTTCTTTTTTTATATTGATATCCAATGGCTATTATCACAATAATGTAAGAGTTACCAAATTATAGTGATAATAGTCACTGTTGATTATAATTTTTGTATAAAACCAGAGCTACTAATTAAATGTACTACGACTATAAAGTGAAACTTTTGTCAGTTAGGTTTTTCATCACCCTCCACTGATGGTTAGTTGAACCAATCAGGTAATTACTGACGCTTATTCCACAAGGATATAACAAAGGCCCTCTCCCACTTATACTTCGTTAGCTGTTCTAAGTTCTGATGTAGGAGTCTTAGCATCAGTTGACACGTGATGAATAAATTAATTTTTCTTTCATACTCCATTAAAAACCTTAACTTAAATTCTAAATATAATTTAAGTTAGTTTGTATTAACTAACATTTCATTTATATTAACATATATTTAGCGAATTTTGTCAAATTTATTAGAATTTTATTTTATTTTTATAGATTTACTAATTTCCCTATATGAACCCTATTAATTCACCTATTACTAGTTCGTACTAATAAATGTGTAATTGTCTACGTTAAATTTTCTTTTTAACACATATAATCCAGTGTAAAAAGCTTAGTTTACAATTCCCCCCATTACTAATAGAAAAATCAATTGTTTCGGAAGTGTGTTATCTATCAATAATCAGAATGTACTACTTTGATTCTATTAAAAATCCTATTATTTAATTTGGAATATTTGTTATTTTAAGCTAAAAATAAAGATGAGTACATAAGTCAAATTTTTTTGATCTATAAGGAGGGAGAACTATCTTTTGACTTTCTCGAAGAAAAAATATGTGAAATACTTAGGTAAGTTAAATCTCCAACCTCTCACTTAAGAGAATATAAATGATCATTATCAACCTTCGCAATATAAATAACAAAAGTCCATTTCATATTAGAAATAGACTCTCGTTAAATCATCACAAACCTAATAATGACCAAGTTCTTCTAAGTGTGATTGCTTTCCATAAAACCTCATCTGTTTAAACTTCTATCCTCAACTGATAGCTAGTTAAAAGTGACAATTTGAACTCTGATTTAGGAAGTCTTATTTACTCTATTTTCAATTGTTATATTAACAGAATTGATGACTAATATATAAAATGGGTAAACTAGCAACCCTCCCATTATTAATAGACCCATCGCAGGATTTGGGGTATCTCCACGATAAGTCATCGGAAATAACTTTGCGATTATATAAGCGAAGAGAATTAAATAAGGTAGCCAAAGGACTAAGTTCCAAAAGCTTGCCATTCGACCATCTAGCCACTTTTTTGTTAAAAATATAATTAGCATTGTACCAGCTATCACTTCAACAATTATAATTACATAAGATAGATTCATTACAAAATCAATATCCCAAGTTGTCCATCTACTAATTCTATACACATTAACTACAAGCTCTATAGGAACAAGCATCATCATAGCGTATAACATACTAACAACATTTAACTTTAAGAAATATTTCATAATAAATGCTCCGATCACTTTATTTCTTCTTCATTTTTGCAACGTATATTTTGCACCAGATGATCTAATTAATGTAGATATTCCTTCAGGCAAATACGGCATTAATAGATCTACTTCCGCTACATCTATCCATTCAACCTTAAGGATATTTTCTTCCTTTGGAATTTCTTCAGGTGACTCGACGATCTGACCGTGAAACGTGATAAAATACACGTGATTTTCATTAATAAATGCTTCATTTACTGAAATAATATCACTCACTGTCACATCATAACCTGTCTCTTCTTTTACTTCTCTAATCGCTGCTTCTTTCAAAGTTTCCAATTCTTCAACTGCTCCTCCTGGCAAGGACCAAGTGTTGTTTTTGTTTAGCACCATTAATACCTTATTCGTTTTTTCATCGAACAAAAGTGTATAGACGACATCAACACGCTTCATATTCATACCTCTTTTCTCCTTTTTTATCACAAATTAGAATTATAAAATAAAACTTCCTCAATGTTTTTTCTCAATCCCTCACTGATAATTAGTTGAAACGTGGTACATCTGTTCAGTTAATAATTGAAGAGAACTTAAAATCATTTCATACTGATAGGCGAATATAAATGTAAAGATACAAAAATACTTAACAGCTAAATCAATAATACTCGTCCACAACATACTAAAAGTAACTAGTCTGCTACTATTCAATAAAAAGGGAGGAGTAAAAAGGGAAAACTTATCGAATGACTGCAATAACAGTAGGTGTCCTTTACATCATCGGAACGGTATCAGGAATTTTAAGTCTTGTTATGACGAAGGAACTACTTGCTGGAGAAGATTTTCTTACTAGAATTGCTGCTAATCTGTCACAGCTTAACTTGGGTGCATTTTTCGTACTCTTGATGGGGCTGTCATTATCAGCAATGCCTATTTTTCTGTACCCTCTCTTTAGAAGAAAGAATGAAGTTCTTGCACTAGGCATGGTTGTTTTCCGAGGACCACTAGAGGGGAGTACATATATCTTAATCGCTGTCAGTTGGCTCGTGTTAGGCGTGTTCAGCAAAGAATTCACTACCGTTGGGGCAGAAGTAGGATCTTTACAAATTATCGGCAATGTCCTGCTTCAGGCATATGACATTATCAGCCCCGTTTTGACGATTGTATTTATTATTGGGGCATTGTTGTTATACACACTTTTCTACCTCACCAAACTTATCCCTCGTTGGTTGTCCGTCTGGGGTTTAATCGGAGCTGTTTTCTATATTGCTGTTGACTTATTGAAGTTCTTTGGACTAGACCTTAACTTGGATATGTTGTATATACCGTTGGCAGTTCAAGAGATGATAATGGCACTCTGGTTAATCATCAAAGGCTTCAACCAAGTAGCTCTTAATGAACTTCTAACTGATAAACACAACGTATAATTAAACTGTCAACTATGCGTTCAAACGAAGAATGGACGGCTATATAACTCGCACAAATAAATAGCACACAACCGCATATAGCCAGCTCCAACTCGTTCTGTGTAAGCACATTATATCTTCTCAATTAACCTATCATTCAACTGTTTAACACGGTTAATCTGCTGTTCAGCTCTTAACTTATTAGGAGCTGATGATAAAAACACAATACCCAACATGATTGCAGTATCTAATCTGTAAATAAGCTCTTGTGCTGTGGAAGTTAATGGGTATTCACCATATCCACTAAGTATATTTTCAACTGGAAGACCATACTCATTTGCTCTCGCAAATTCAAGCAAGGGATCGCCAATCAGTGCATTGCTCCAATCGATAAACACTAAAATATTATGATTTTTCCTTAAAATATTTTCCGCTCTTAAATCCATATGGAGCAATGATTTTTTATTCGAACCATTTTTCAAAACGTTAGTTAGCACATCTTTACTTGGCAGATGAATATCCGTACCTGCTAATTTATTCATTGCTACTATTCTCTTAAATATTCTTTCTATGATTGTATTATTTACATCTTCTTGTCCCTCTTGGGCTATCAATTTAAAGTCAGGCAAAGGCATATCATGAATCTTTTTTAACTCTTGTCCAAACTCATCATATTCACCTTCATGAAATTCAGCATTGTCTCCTTCAACATACTCCTGTATCAAAATTGGACAACCATCTATCTCCTTTAAATCAAATACTCGAGGTACTTTAGAGAAGCCATTCCTAATGAGGTGTTCGCTTATTAGATAATCCTGCATATATAAGCCTTTCGCAGAAAGATCTTGATCGTTCTCATTATGATAGACAATTTGTTTCGGTACCTTAACAACTAAAAATTGTTCGTATGTAGAAGAGTAAACTTT
Encoded here:
- a CDS encoding aminoglycoside phosphotransferase family protein — its product is MDINLTNALADLTITSISKVSEGLESDVYKVYSSTYEQFLVVKVPKQIVYHNENDQDLSAKGLYMQDYLISEHLIRNGFSKVPRVFDLKEIDGCPILIQEYVEGDNAEFHEGEYDEFGQELKKIHDMPLPDFKLIAQEGQEDVNNTIIERIFKRIVAMNKLAGTDIHLPSKDVLTNVLKNGSNKKSLLHMDLRAENILRKNHNILVFIDWSNALIGDPLLEFARANEYGLPVENILSGYGEYPLTSTAQELIYRLDTAIMLGIVFLSSAPNKLRAEQQINRVKQLNDRLIEKI
- a CDS encoding GNAT family N-acetyltransferase, translated to MSTENVKIIELNAENWYECCELEILEEQKKYLETNAVSIAQSKFEPTLKPLAIYFEEKVVGFLMYNTVPEEADGYWIYRIMVDKNYQGKGIGKIATKLMIAEIEKIPNANKIIVGYHPENSGAHHLYASLGFVDEGDRFGKEIVVVKYVN
- a CDS encoding phage head spike fiber domain-containing protein → MNKFGKFLSSAAIATTLATSSFLPSAVFAAEAATVTNQSQNVFVTPLTQSSSGIISKSKSSIYPKAPVPDLVEIFDGYDPFTYDGLPRDTKGEQWGVETMSGALLSYIPIDVYDLNKFMFNHAIMPDPDLVKKFNPNFDNYSEIFLGYVDNDGEFHSYVMGILNEQPNKKGKYGTLALNPDILPADDDSSITSDAYWERVFDSNIDYSGGTKTIVDTASSGISKTSSAEFGSTIGMKVGVEAGLGDIAKVSAEYSTSLSQSFGRSINIHESRDVQFRHTFGERFDDPYAYGVYHLIGEYRFHPSNLVKEIADNIQVWGVPGEGHYTSFYTKNIGDTKVGEGSYPYSTDDYRAIEIYENGLRIPEQNLLDQYSFNDFTDSSWSKNDVSVGFTSVTAPDGSPAQKLTPATNKSGIQQYVNINSDGNKYTFGIWLKADEPHQAQIKVQNKNNSESTGVKVDVTTDWQYFSVTSEKPFSTNDGVTVVLWPGAYNGTTDYVYASGAKLIKE
- a CDS encoding NUDIX hydrolase, which produces MNMKRVDVVYTLLFDEKTNKVLMVLNKNNTWSLPGGAVEELETLKEAAIREVKEETGYDVTVSDIISVNEAFINENHVYFITFHGQIVESPEEIPKEENILKVEWIDVAEVDLLMPYLPEGISTLIRSSGAKYTLQK
- a CDS encoding DUF4386 domain-containing protein: MTAITVGVLYIIGTVSGILSLVMTKELLAGEDFLTRIAANLSQLNLGAFFVLLMGLSLSAMPIFLYPLFRRKNEVLALGMVVFRGPLEGSTYILIAVSWLVLGVFSKEFTTVGAEVGSLQIIGNVLLQAYDIISPVLTIVFIIGALLLYTLFYLTKLIPRWLSVWGLIGAVFYIAVDLLKFFGLDLNLDMLYIPLAVQEMIMALWLIIKGFNQVALNELLTDKHNV